One genomic region from Geotrypetes seraphini chromosome 13, aGeoSer1.1, whole genome shotgun sequence encodes:
- the RPL27 gene encoding 60S ribosomal protein L27, with protein sequence MGKFMKPGKVVLVLAGRYSGRKAVIVKNIDDGTSDRPYSHALVAGIDRYPRKVTSTMGKKKIAKRSKIKSFVKVFNYNHLMPTRYSVDIPLDKAIVNKDVFRDPALKRKARREAKVKFEERYKTGKNKWFFQQLRF encoded by the exons ATGGGTAAATTTATGAAACCAGGGAAGGTTGTCTTAGTCCTGGCTGGACGTTATTCTGGGCGCAAAGCTGTCATAGTAAAG AACATAGATGATGGCACCTCAGACAGACCCTACAGCCATGCTCTGGTGGCTGGCATTGATCGATACCCACGCAAAGTGACTTCAACAATGGGCAAGAAGAAGATTGCTAAGCGGTCCAAAATCAAGTCATTTGTGAAGGTTTTTAACTACAATCATTTGATGCCAACCAG ATACTCTGTTGATATTCCTCTGGACAAAGCCATTGTCAACAAGGATGTATTCAGAGACCCTGCTCTCAAACGCAAAGCTAGGCGTGAAGCCAAAGTGAAATTTGAGGAAAG ATATAAGACTGGCAAGAATAAATGGTTCTTCCAGCAGCTGAGATTCTAA